A segment of the Mogibacterium diversum genome:
GTTGCTATAACAGCTATTAATTTAATCATTGAAGATAAACCCATTCATTGTTTAGAGGTTCCTGATATAGTGCTCTCTCGAACTAGCCGCTCTGGTTCAACTGTGACTAATCAAGAAAAGCATTATTCGATGGAAATACCTATTAACATACCCGCTCTTTCTGCTACGTCTGGTTATGTTTTGTTTCCAGTTGGGCCAGATATTCAGCTACCTTCTTCCAATATTCTTTCTTTTGAAGTTCACACCAATCGTGGCGTGATAGATAGAATCGCACTTCAATTGCCTGCGGCCAATCTGGTGCCGATGGAAGATAATTAATTACTTCATGCATATTCTTCTCCCTCTTCATCATTCTTTTTATCGACTTTTATACTCGCTTTGATGTACAATCCCCCTATGGAGGTGTTTTATGATTAGAATTGATCGCAAGCTTTCAAAAACTATTCTTAAGATTTCTGATTCTTATGATTCAGAGTTCTTCTATGATATTGACGAAAGCGAAATATTGTTTGAAGATAAACGTTACAGCGTTCCCATTGATAAGTCTGAAATTAAGGCTTCTCTTGATAGACTTATCAATGCTGGGTATTTAATTCCTTCTGTTAACTCGTGGTGCACTGTTGGATTTTCCATTTCTCCAGAGTTAAAACATGCAAAAGCATTTTGGTTTGACCGTGTTACTAAACGATTTATTTCTGGCTTTATATCTGGTGTTTTAACATCTGTCTCTGTAGCTCTATTGGTGAAATTTATAGAAAAATACTTCCTATAACGTCAGCAAGCCAAAACCCTACAGCTGTACCCACTAGCGAACCCAATATACAGGCCACTAATTCTAATGGGCTTTCAAATATTTGCTCGCCTTTATCTTTTTCTTTCATATTTCCTTCTCCCTCTTCAGCTCTTAATCTCAAGTCTCTTTCTAGATATGCAGTAGCATCTTCCAAATATGTTTATCTGTATCCATGCTTCTGCATATAGCTTTCCGTCTTCTTCATACTTTGTTATGTAATGTTTAATCACTATCTTTTCCCTCTTATACTTTCTTTTGTTTGTGATACAGTTTCTGTGCTGTATAATCTCCTATATAGTTATTTGTTTTAGAAAGGAGTTTTTTATGCGTTTAAATCCTGATTGTATGAGAGATGTTCTTCTTGTAGTTGAAGAACATTTACCATTAAACGATTCTTTACCAATGACCGATTTAATCTCGTTATTGCCTAATTATTCTGAGGACGAATTAACCTACACCTGTTTAAAATTGAAAGAAGGAGGTTTTTTAAAGATTTTCGACTTTCCAGTAAATAGAGGCTTTATAGTTAATGAGATTCAACAGCTTACTTATGAAGGTCATCAGTTTCTTGAAAACATCCGCAATCAATCGACTTGGGAAACCGTTAAGCAGAAACTGTCTTTTCTTGGGTCTTCATCAGTACAGGCTATTATGTCTGTAGCTTCACAAGTAATAATTGAGAAGCTTAAGTCTTAATTCTAAATAGTTTTTTTATCACCTTTTCTTGGGCTTTTCGCATGTCGTTTGCATTAACTTCAACTTGTTTTTCAACTAGAATCCATGTTGTTGCGTAAAGCCCAATTTTTTGTGCCATTCCCCATATCAGTAACGCTATGTTTAGTGCTATGGATACTATTGCTATTACTGTTACTAGTTGCATTTCTCTCCGTGTTCCTCCTTGTGATATACTCCCTTTACAGGCTGCTCCAACAGCCGAGTTTTTAGAAAGGAGTTTTTTGAAATGGCTTGTGATTATGAATCAACTTTGCAGATTGCTAGAGACATTACCGTTGCAGCACTATCCGCATCAACCATTACCCTTTTAGGCGAAGAACACGGTAAGGTTATCGGAGAAATGTTTACAGCAATCCATGAAGCTGTTGTTAAGGCTGACAAGGATGTTATTTCTAAAAATCAGAATGTCTCTTATTAGCCTTTAATTCTCAGTTTGGCTAGAGGCTCGACCAGTTGCAAAAGAGAAATTGTGCATCCATCTGATGACAGTCGGGCCTTTATTTCATTAGCCAGAATTTCTTGCACCTCAGTTATAATTCGTGCTTCTTTTCGCAAATAGTGTGAAAGAGATTTCTCTTCTTTTTCAGATTCCTTTTCTGCATCAGTCTTTAAGGTTTTAAGTTCTTTTTCTCCGTTTACCAACATCACTATTGGTTCTCTTCTTAAGTATTCATCAATA
Coding sequences within it:
- a CDS encoding DUF2513 domain-containing protein is translated as MRLNPDCMRDVLLVVEEHLPLNDSLPMTDLISLLPNYSEDELTYTCLKLKEGGFLKIFDFPVNRGFIVNEIQQLTYEGHQFLENIRNQSTWETVKQKLSFLGSSSVQAIMSVASQVIIEKLKS